GGGGTCCgctcgggtttttatttaacttgcgcacgagtgtaccTTCTGGACCTATGGGGCCAATTGGATGTTGTTAGCTTGTAGTTACTTTAGTTCGCTTCTTTCTTACATTCGTATGCATTCCTACTTAGAATTTCACTCCTTTACTTCTTATCTGTGTTATTCCTActtttcatattgcttttacttttcaagctaaGTCGGCCTACAATACCTATTAAGTACTGTTGTttcggtactcatactacactctgcatctattttcttGATGCAGGTCTGAGCACCAGCTACCAGCATTGATTCGAGCTTGCGTTGGTCTTACTTCTGAGACGAGGGGGAGCACATGTCATCTTGAATTTACCTGTCTCCTTCTGTATAGatttgactagtcttttgctttttgagacaggTCTTTATttccgtggtccacttttgagacttgtaatCTTTTATTTAGAGAGCTCTGTAAATGTGACTTCCAGTTTCTGTGAGAgatattttgttgtatatatttttggcttgCTTCCTCTTATTCTATTGTAAATTCTACTAATGGTTTGATTTCTGATTTAGTCTCTACCCTTGATCCCATTACTTGCAGTTCTGGGATACGGGTCGGCCTACCTACCGGTGGATATAGTAGGTGTTATCATCTCGAGAAATCAGATCGTAACAGTAATTCGAACTATATATTCTTATAAAAAAATCTTGAaagtaattttaaaattgaCACATACTTGTTACATCCCATCTTCCATTGTGCTGAATTAAAATTAACACATTGTTGCTCTCCGCCATTGAGACGACCTTAATAGTAGATAGAGAGTTTGTTGTTGGTTACAATATGTCTTTTGAGGTTTATGAGAGAAAAACATTAATTAATGATTGAGATATTTGTGGAAGATAATTAACAGAATGTGAGgattttaagaaattaaatCTTAGTTAAATATAGAATTGTGCGTTAGGTTTTTTGTTttaccctttttaaaaaaattattttagcctttattttataaagattttaTTGCTATGTTGGTGAAAAGTCAAACTACTGTTATATAGGAATTGTTTGGATGCTTAAATTgtatatttagatattttttttccacCTATAATTTGACCGCTGGATCTGTTTGTTACTTCTTCCCATGACAACATCCTTTTCTATCTAATTGTCactatttaaataaatttgccTCAACTCTGGGTGAATAATTTCACTCATCTTCGTTGTGTCCTTGTAATTTACCTTCCTTGCGATATTTAGGCAAAAATTCATATTGAATAGTAACCTTTTATAATCTTGTTACACACGTGCATTCATATGATGCGGGGATGATTTGCTGACCATAACGAACTTGACTCTGTCCCAAAAAGGGTGGGAAAACCTTTTCAATTTTCATCCACACAAATTAAGAAAAATCTACAATAAGAACCCTAGCACAATAAGGTCTGATTTTGTTGATTGTAGCGATATTTAAGTGTAGTGGCCTACCAACAATTGAAACTAGAGCAAACAATTAAACTCCAACAAAGTATGTAGGAAGTAAACTAGGAAAAAAGACCCATGCAACAACCTAGGTTGCTTCCTCTTCAAGTTTGAACTTTGAATCAAATATCAATGGTCGCATTTGCTATGACAAGCCCTATTTGGCCTTGAGATAATATGCATCGCTCAACATAAACAAAATCCCCAATAAGTTTGAACCTAATctaaatatctaaaatttgaatacTCCAATTTGACAATCTCCCTTAATACCACATTGCAATGGTATTAGCCTCTGTAGTTCTTCAATCTTCGGCCTTTCATGTGAAAACTTCCCAACCACAACATATTGAAGATTTTATATGGATGCTCATGTGCGACACTTTCACCTCCATCTACTTCACCATAGGCTCAACATTGACAAAGATCATAGATTTCATAGAAATTGGATCGACATTATAAGGACTATTTGCATGGGATTGTTTAACAACGTAGGGTTCTATAAGGTGATTAATGACATGAACATACCTTTACCACTTGCATAAATATAATCCCCAACCTTTAGCCAGTTCCATACAAAAGCACTTCTTTTACtcataataatagaaatatagtacaaacatatatacataaaaaaagcTAATGCCCCCGAACAACTAAAGTACTTTACAAACTGACATAAGTCACACGAAGAAACGAGACATATTCAAGGGGCAAAATATTCCTTCTGATATGAAATCCTACCCACTTTCGTCATTGTTCGTTAAATTTTTTTGTAGCTCTAGTCGTTTCTGCATATAAAGGAAACAAACATCATCAGACTCCAAAATTGAACCATCACTAGATCTACAGTTTTGTGATTTGTATAATGTAAATTGTAAAGAGTTGCCTGATTAAGAACTTGTGAATTTAttggaaaagaagaaaatatttcgTATCAGTTGTAACACTCCGCCtgttcaaaaattttaaattaatttgtaCTTTCGAGATAAGACTAAGAGGGATTAATAAGCTTAGAAGAACGTGTTAATGTATTCAAATCGCACAATGGTCGTATGTTAAGTTTTGAAGTCAACAAGTTGTGAAACAAAAGTTATCGCAAATTATTATCATAAATTCTCTGAAATTTGGGTCAGATGTGTTAAAGCTTTTCTCTCAGTTTATAAAGAGTTAAGAGGGTCCACTACCTATCATAtcaaaggtctatgagtctatTTTCAACCCATTAAACCGTTTGCAAATACAACATCAAAGTAGAGAGATATTCATGTTTTTGCAAGACTGTGCAAGCAGGCAAGTTGTGGTGTACCCGAGATCGGTGGAGATTTATAAAATCtcctcttctttatttttattttatttccacTTCATTACAAAACTAGAAAAACAGAGTATAAGATCAAAATACTCCGAATATGTTGATGATTCGAGCCTAAGTGCTTAACAAAAGTTGTAGTTCTCACTGAGCTCGTcgtttttatataattttccgTAAAAGTTGCAATGTAGCTCTGTTTGTGCTGTGGCGGAAGGAGTTAGGCTGCGTTAGAGGCTTCAAGTAACATTTCGAGCTTAGAGAACAAGGTAAGACTCTCCTTCCATCGATTCTAGCTTTGTTACGCCATTAATAGTATTTTATGGCAAAAATATGCATAGTTTGTCCGATCATTGTTATCTTTCTTATTCTTGTTGAATGATTGAGTTCCCGCTTGATGTAGCCTTGTGGGAgtgtagggaggaatagattGACAACATAGCATGTTGTCGGGAAAAAGTGTGCTAAGGCTATTTCGTTCTTTCTGCATGTTTTCTTAAAGCATAGAATCATATGGCTAGATTATTATCATTGATTTACTCGTTGCATAACTGCTCATTGTTTTCTATTCGAGTTGATATATTCATCCCTTGTCGAGACTCGTATTCTATTAATAGTGACCTTGTGTTTAGCTTTGACGTAGAAATCATTTGTACATGTCGATTATAGCTGAATTGATCGTCTTTAGGCTACTTGTTTATTGTTGCTGCCTACGAGGCTATTGTAGTTAGTTGCAGGGATTTTGCTTGTGCCTTCGGGGCTATATACAGGATGCCTAAGGGCCTAAAGGGCTATTGAAGTATATAAAAAGCATACATGTAGTACTATTGCCTACGAGGCTATGTTAATGCCTAAAAGGGTTATGTGATGCCTATGGGGATACATGAATGCTTAAAAAGGTTATGTGATGCATGAAAGGGCTATGTAAATGCCTAAAAGGGTTATGTGATGCCTAAAAGAGCTTAGTTGATGCTTATGAGGATACGTTGATGCCGAAAAGAGTTATGTGATGCCTAAAAGGACTATGTGATACTAAAAGGGCTATGTTGATGCCTAAAAATGTTATGTCGATGCCTACGaggctatattgatgcctatAGCACTATATTGATTGCTTATGGAGGCCCAAGTAGATTGCATTAATTGTTGTTTGTACCAGTCGAGCTTAAGGGAGCCCGGTCAGGTGGTTGTTTGATTATTGTTGTATGATTTATGTCAGGAACCATTAGGTTGTATTATGATTATTCCCGACTTTTTTCCCAAGTACATTCGATATTTGATGATATCAGTTAGCTCAGTTTAGTTAAGTTGACTGTCGATTTAGTTAATGTTTTAAGGTTTATGCCATGAACATGTTGGTAGGTACGTTCTGGCTAAACTTCGACTCTCTATCGGAGTATGTATAGTACTTTATGATACCTGCTCAGTTATTATTTACCTTGCCTACTCGGTACATTATTTTGTACTAATGTCCTGAGCCTGAGGACGCTGCTTTCATGCCTATAAGGCCTGACAGACAGGTAGAGAAGCCTCCTCTGTAGTGTTACCAAGTTCCAACAACTTGTCCAACTCCACTTCTTTCGGAGTTGCTATCAGAGGTAGCCAATCTTTTGTTGTAGATAGTTGATGGGTAGGTCCAGCCTTGTCACAGCCTAGTATTCTTAGGGATTGTTTGGTACAAAGATTAATAACGTAGGGATTAGTAACATATGAATTTCGTAATGCAACGATTAATAATgcaaagattattttttatcaagtaTTTGGTTCATCGTTTCACGACTAATTTTGTATTTGGtttaaaattatacaaaatgttTCTTTCCAATTATACCCTTGAATTATTATGGAATTTTCTATTTCatgtaattgaataaggtaaatAACTgtcgaattttttttttttgtggccTTCTAACTAGCTAGGAGAAGAACAATTTTGTCGCCATGTTTGCTATTTTCtcacttgaattatttgaagATAAATAATTGTCATATTAATAAATTGATCACTCACAAAACgtcaattttcaatttaaaaaatgtaCCATCTGCTTTTAAAATCGAAAAGACAATAAACACTAGTAAAATTAAATAGCCATCTACATTTACACACAAAAATTGAAAGTTGTTTTAATATGTATGCAACTTTATCAATAGTTCAAATTACAAATAATCatgaaaaaacaaatatatcaaCAAATCATATATTCAATTAAGATCACATGTGGTCATATATGAGTAAATATCTCAAAAGGCCACTCAAGTATGTGAAATTATTTAGTAAAGTCACTAAACTTAGTTTTGTATTAATAAAGTCATTCAACTTATGcatattttcttacaaaatcACTCTATATGATTTATCATAACAAAATctaacttagcaaaataaattatttttaaattatatatataaacataaaacccacaaataataaaatatttaaagactCAATATAAAAGATCCAATTCATCCATAAATttaatagatcaaaatatcaaacTAAACATAATTCAAAAGATAGTTTAAGTATGTGAAATTATTTAGCAAAATAACTAAATTTAGTTTTGAAATTACTTGATGATGCTTTAAATGACGGTCAAGATATCAAAATAAGAACTGTGTTCGCTTGCAAAATACTAAGAAAAAATCGAAACCAAAAAGAAACGGATAAATAATAAACTGTCTtattgaaattaatttatttcatagtgAAGGAGTTAAGCATATGCATTTATATTTCTGTAATGATAGTTAATTTAGTTTGTTACGTTCTTCCTGCAACAAGCAACTCtctctaaataataaaatttgtaaactaatttatttaaataaatttactagtacaaatataaaacataaaaccAAGAAAACAAAATGATTAAAAGAATATGAGGGCTATTTTgtctttacatatattaatcTCATGGTATTACGTCatactgcgtacaatagacccttgtggtcaggcccttccccggaccccgcgcatagcgagagctttagtgcaccgagctGCCCTTTATGGTATTACGTCATACTAATACCACTAAATGGAAGGTATTATTTATACACCCTATAATTCCAGGTAGGGTGTATAACTAAGGGAAAATAACAATTATACCCCCAAAAAGGAAAGTATAACAATTCGTTCGCTGACGTCAGCTTCCACCACCCTACATGATACCGATAggatatcaatataccgacggaGTATCATAGAGGATTAAGTTtagtcctatatgataccgatggtatcaatataccgacggagtatcacaaaaaatatatttaccaatttaaagtttaataaataagattatgattttaataattttctcttaattgtttatttttattttaaaaaaaaaaaattcaatcataTATGATATTAATAGGGTATTAATATACCAACGGAGTATCACAGAGAATTAAGCTCAATCTTATATGATATCGATATCGTATCAATATATCGATTgagtatcacagaggattattttatagtagtgATGTTGACCTCAACATGACGTCATGCGCAAAATTAAAAGGGAGAAAGTTGGGTAaaagggtaaatagtttgggttggaTTCAATTTTGgtaaataatttcacaattaagtctattttgtgtaattttccCTATAATGAACTAATACACATAGGCCCAAAATTTCTAACAAATATAGTACTAGATAATATGATATATAATGCATGCACTATTTCTACAATGCACTTTAGATAGATATTAATGTTCATGCTAAGTTGCCATGATAGTAACATTTTTGCTGTCTTTCTTTCCAGCTGGCCCCTTGGCCCATCCTCTTCTGCTTTCCTCAGTTCACTCCAATTTTGAACTACGTGGACTAATATGAACTACAGTTCAGTTGAACAGTTGTCTACCTCAGAATTCTTTTTTCTTCAGAAAATGCAATCAATTCTTTAGACAAACACAGCTATTATACTGCTGCTAACTgtactgtattttctttcactATCTCAGCAGTTCTTCTTGACGGGAGATTGTATAGTTGTACGTTGTCAATTGTGTTGGCTTTGTTACTTTTGTACTATCAACCTGACGGCTtttgtatgtgtatatatattggtGGCCTCGACGGCCTGCATAGtgattattatatatttgttgtGTATCAAAAACCCTTTACGCCTTAGAATTCGAAATATGCGGGCGTAAAAGCATATGCCTCAaacatttaatttgttttttgttgttttaaGAGTATTTTTGCTACGGATCATAGTTTTTATTATTGGTTTATTGATTTTATACTTTATGTTCATGTTTTTATGTTGTAGTAGTTTATctaaaacatataaataaagAAAGCAATCTTTATACAAAGTGACACTCCATAAATAGTTTTTTAGATGATGATGCCTAGAATTATGGGATAAAGATTCCATAACATAATGTTCCTAAAACTGCTTTATTATTTGTCATTGCTCTTCCACTTTTTATCCTTCTCCTTCtttgaaatatataaacaaaaatCAATGCAAATATTAGTTGAGGGTCCAAAGGACTAGTAGATGTGAAAATCGATGCTGATTTCATTTTAAAGATTATCTcagctattttttttattacctTTCTCAAatacaacaacccagtgaaatcccacaagtgagatttgaggagggtagaatgtacgcagatcttaccactacctcatggagatagagaggttgtttccgaaagaccctcggctcttataatatatttctcaaataataattataataatatttctataatattgatgatttatttggatttatttgcaaaattattgaaaaatttacttttgtttattttcttagtaataaaattacaaaattgaAGATACAAGAGAATTACTTCCCGTAGATACATAGGACTTACGCCCCTAGTTTTCAGGCTTACGCCTTGCCCCGTGGTGTGTAAAATGTCTCGcctgcccccccccccccccccaaaccccACCCCTCTTTAAAACATTGCTTGGTACGCAAATGTGGGAGAACATGATCTCGTCATGATCGTTCCTTTCCCTAGCCAGAACTACAATAGTGTTTAAACTAGTCTTAACTTTGTGCGAGAACTAGGAAGGGGGTTCAAAAGATGCTCTTTCCTTTCACCTAAGGAATGTCTATTTCCCCAACTCTTTCCTCCCAGACCCACCAGTGGAAGGAGAGCAACTTAAGTTTCTACTCCACTTCCCTTTTCCTCGTTTTCAAAGGAGCGCTGTGGAAAAGTGTCTTACAATGGACTCCTATTCCCAACCTTGAAAACATAAAGAGTCTATAGTGTTTTTATTTCACTCATGCATAATCTTTAGATAGAGACGATGCTATAAGTTCTCTTTCAAGAACCCAGAATAACCATGCAGAATCTCACAATGAAAGGGCATCAAACTGAACCAATCTATTAGGTCAAAATGCATTCAAGGCATGTTGCCTCGGGCATTTAAGCTTCAACACTCTTACCTTCCCTTTGTGCACGATGATATATCAACACATATAAGTGAATGTTATCCTTATTGAGCATTGTGTATTCAGCAATTTGATTAGTGGAGGGGGGTTCATAGAGCATCACCTTTGTGGTAGTGTATGACCATTCATGGCTCCCTTGGTATTGCAACTGCGCTTTAGCCTTTGATCATACTCCTTGCCATTACGGATTGTAGCAACCTCCTTTTCCATGGCTGCAACTTCCCTGCGCATTCTTTTGGCCTCAATTGCCATTGCCTTGTTTAACGTTTCAACCTTCTTTGCCAACATCTGCATATTTCACatgaaaatatgaataaaaaaaagggcagcccggtgtaCTAAAGTTCCCGCTATATGAATGAGAGCAAAAAAAATAGAGGGGTTGTGCATGTGTGTCTGTGTTCTAGCTTATTGTGGAGTTCAGAGAAACAGAGCATGAAACCTCAATTGCATCATCTTTGTCCTTGATGCTATGATCTTTCTCATTGCAAGCTTTGCGTAGAACTATAACCTCTTTCTGAAGCATATCGTACAATGCTCCAGAAACAGAATCTTtattttccaacttcattttctCAGCAGCATTCAAATCTCCATTCTCATGTGCACTTACTATTCCATTGCAATGGGACTCTCTGTTGGTACCACTATGTCCATTTTCTTTCTGATCCGTAAGCTGGACTGGCTTCTCCTTACCCTCTGATCTGCTGCCTCCATCAAATGCGCTCGACAagttcttttcttgttttaacAATGAGCTAGCATCATCTGACTGGGATGATCCAGATTGAAAACTTGTTTTTCGTAATAAAGAACCATTTGAGGGTCTAGACAAATTTTCAACTCCTCCAAGGGACATACGCCTTGGGCGCACATTGCTTATGCTTCTTCCTTCAGCTGCAGTGCGAGATGCAACATTTGAAGGAACCTTAAGCCTTTCTTCCAAAACTTTAAATCGTAATTGATACTTTTCCTGGGAAGTCAAGGACATCAGATGCAATTGGTATCATGTACACAATAGGTGCAAAGCAGCATAATTTTCTGAACCATTTACTTTCTCACCTTTAACTGTGCTTCTGCTTTTGCAGCACGCTCTGCAATTGCCAGTTTATCTTTAAGATGTTGCATTTCTCCCTGCAAAAACATATACAGAAGGATATACATTCCTGAATGTCGAGCATCATACCTACTGAGTACACGTGAAATATCATATGATAAATCTGATATCCACAAGGTAACACTTCATTTATTCTGCTTTTTAAGTACCATGGTTGCATATCCAGAGAAACATTCTCATTTAAAGCTGACAGccttttcccctttcttcttTCTTGGTTTGACCTCACATCTTGAGGTTGAAGGTCCACTCTCCTTTAAAGTAAACTCCTTCAGTCCCATTTATCTGTCTTAATTTGACCTCacatttttattaatatgaaaattccaAGTAACTGAGACTTATTAATTAGTGAGGCAAAGCTCAATTtcaaataacaacaacatgTAATCCCAAAAGTGCGGTGTCGGGAGAGTAGTGTGTACACTTGGAAGGTAAAGAGGCTGTTTCCATCTCAAGGGAAGAAAAGTTGGACATGGAAATAAAGTAAGTAACAAAAGGGGCTGAGTATAGAGGATATTTACTTGCTTTAGCATGAACTATGTTCCCAAACAAGGATCCGAAGTCCAGGAGGGCAACCTATGTTCTGTTTCGTTATTAGTTACTCAGACATAGTAGATAGAACTGAATAAGGGCAAATTCAGGTTGATTCGTGCAACCATCCTAGCTTATAATAAAGGTCCTTTTACGTTGCACTATTACAACaattaacatatattttttcagAGAGAGTAATTCAAGAGAGCTAAAGCATTCATGCCtggtaaaattttctttcttcaagCCATTGTTTTACAGGCATTACTTTGTCATTGGCATCTTTCCAGTCATTGGCAACAACAACAGCTACTCTGTTTGCAGAAATCTTTGCACGGGCTAGCTCACGATCTAGGATTCTTTTCTCCTCCTACAAATCATAATATTTAGTGAGCCTCAATATATGACAGATACTGAATTtacaaataagaagaaaaaataacaaGAAGATATAAAGAAATAATAGGTTGTGAAGTTAACATCCACTTGCATTCAGTTCTTGCACTTTTCTCTGGTATTCTCGTACAGCATTTGCTGCAGCTCCACCAGCCAATACAGCTTCCTCAAGCTCCCGGACAGTTTGTGTTAGTTTTTCAACCTCTGCAACCTTCTGCCTATGCATTTTGTCCAATATCTTATTCTCTTCCTGCAAGAGGAGTGTAGATGCTTACATCGAACTCTTCATAATGACAGCTAAAATAAAAGTACGCTTCCCATTAATATCACAAACTGAAGAGAACTTTAGTGTCTGCAAAACCTGGCATATTTCTATCTGTTTCATTAGATCTTGATTTCTATTTTGCAGGTCATAAACCAAAGCAGCCTTTGCCAATGCCATTTGAACAGTTCGTTCTGCCTCCAGTAGAGCGGCTTCTTTAGATTTTGCAAGTCGGTCTAGTGCTTTATTGTCATCCTGCAACTTTGCCATCTGCAACCGAAGTCACGAGAGGcaaacttttaaattttggaagagaTAGCATTACCAAACTTCATCAAGGTAGTAACATGAGTAATTCTCAAGAACCGCGAAGAATACCAAAGTCGACTAGTACCTCTAATCTGGAAAGTTTTAACTCTGCTTCCAGGGGTGTGATGATTGCCTCAATGGGCGGCATCTCATCATCTTTCTGTGCGGCATGAACTCTCCGAAGAGTAGCTTCAGCAGCAAATTGTGCAGCCAGCACTGCCTTTTTCTCATCATTTACTTTCTTAATCTCAAGATTCTGAAATACGAAAAGGTCTCGATAAATCCATAATTCTGAATAGTTAGGCTATAAATTCTTAGTTAATTTCGTTATATCAGTTAGTTATAATAGGCTGTCTCACGGTCATAGAAGAATAGAAAAGGGTAAGAAACTATTCACAAATATTGAGGACATATAATAACAGTAGCAAAACATGTACCTTGTTTTCAAGAAGGACCTCTGTTTTTTTCAGCTTTTCATCTACTTTCTTTAGCTCATCATTTAGCTGCAAAAGCAttcaagaaaaaggaaaaag
This sequence is a window from Solanum dulcamara chromosome 10, daSolDulc1.2, whole genome shotgun sequence. Protein-coding genes within it:
- the LOC129870243 gene encoding microtubule-associated protein 70-1-like isoform X2, producing the protein MGNNGDATVEPMKLTSYRSRRKAPAISGEADDFMNLLHGSDPIRIELTRLENELRDKDRELGEAHGEIKSLKYSERVKQKAVEELNDELKKVDEKLKKTEVLLENKNLEIKKVNDEKKAVLAAQFAAEATLRRVHAAQKDDEMPPIEAIITPLEAELKLSRLEMAKLQDDNKALDRLAKSKEAALLEAERTVQMALAKAALVYDLQNRNQDLMKQIEICQEENKILDKMHRQKVAEVEKLTQTVRELEEAVLAGGAAANAVREYQRKVQELNEEKRILDRELARAKISANRVAVVVANDWKDANDKVMPVKQWLEERKFYQGEMQHLKDKLAIAERAAKAEAQLKEKYQLRFKVLEERLKVPSNVASRTAAEGRSISNVRPRRMSLGGVENLSRPSNGSLLRKTSFQSGSSQSDDASSLLKQEKNLSSAFDGGSRSEGKEKPVQLTDQKENGHSGTNRESHCNGIVSAHENGDLNAAEKMKLENKDSVSGALYDMLQKEVIVLRKACNEKDHSIKDKDDAIEMLAKKVETLNKAMAIEAKRMRREVAAMEKEVATIRNGKEYDQRLKRSCNTKGAMNGHTLPQRND
- the LOC129870243 gene encoding microtubule-associated protein 70-1-like isoform X1; translation: MGNNGDATVEPMKLTSYRSRRKAPAISGEADDFMNLLHGSDPIRIELTRLENELRDKDRELGEAHGEIKSLKYSERVKQKAVEELNDELKKVDEKLKKTEVLLENKNLEIKKVNDEKKAVLAAQFAAEATLRRVHAAQKDDEMPPIEAIITPLEAELKLSRLEMAKLQDDNKALDRLAKSKEAALLEAERTVQMALAKAALVYDLQNRNQDLMKQIEICQEENKILDKMHRQKVAEVEKLTQTVRELEEAVLAGGAAANAVREYQRKVQELNEEKRILDRELARAKISANRVAVVVANDWKDANDKVMPVKQWLEERKFYQGEMQHLKDKLAIAERAAKAEAQLKEKYQLRFKVLEERLKVPSNVASRTAAEGRSISNVRPRRMSLGGVENLSRPSNGSLLRKTSFQSGSSQSDDASSLLKQEKNLSSAFDGGSRSEGKEKPVQLTDQKENGHSGTNRESHCNGIVSAHENGDLNAAEKMKLENKDSVSGALYDMLQKEVIVLRKACNEKDHSIKDKDDAIEMLAKKVETLNKAMAIEAKRMRREVAAMEKEVATIRNGKEYDQRLKRSCNTKGAMNGHTLPQRVVEADVSERIVILSFLGV